From a single Actinomyces viscosus genomic region:
- a CDS encoding ribonuclease H family protein has product MTTAGAAGGWESSTNNRGELTAVLELLRATQAAGLAGEELLIQCDSQYVINSLTKWRHGWKRRGWRKADGKPVLNADLVKDLDAALAGRKVRFEWVRGHVGHPMNEAAAAAATAYQRGEPVHRARVAPA; this is encoded by the coding sequence ATGACGACTGCTGGGGCCGCCGGAGGCTGGGAGAGCTCGACCAACAACCGCGGCGAGCTCACCGCCGTCCTCGAGCTCCTGCGGGCCACGCAGGCCGCCGGACTCGCCGGTGAGGAGCTCCTCATCCAGTGCGACTCCCAGTACGTCATCAACTCACTGACCAAGTGGCGCCACGGCTGGAAGAGGCGCGGCTGGCGCAAGGCCGACGGCAAGCCTGTCCTCAACGCCGACCTCGTCAAGGACCTCGACGCCGCGCTCGCGGGCCGTAAGGTGCGCTTCGAGTGGGTGCGCGGCCACGTCGGCCACCCCATGAACGAGGCCGCCGCCGCCGCCGCCACCGCCTACCAGCGGGGCGAGCCGGTCCATCGGGCCCGGGTGGCCCCGGCGTGA